A single region of the Epinephelus moara isolate mb chromosome 14, YSFRI_EMoa_1.0, whole genome shotgun sequence genome encodes:
- the prph2la gene encoding photoreceptor outer segment membrane glycoprotein 2: MAVLKLKFTKTKRDKLAQVLWILNWISVVTGAILFSLGLYLKVEINKRGELMAERDIQYVPNMLIAVGLIACAINFLGGKICYDCVDTTKFLRWKLIMLPYIICTFFFTFCVLVGALMCYSMRGELEESLNLGLTDAVKFYKDTDTPGRCFLKRTVDMLQIEFQCCGNNGYKDWFQIQWISNRYLDMSQKEVVDRLKSNVEGKYLMDGVPFSCCNINSPRPCIQQQITNNSAHFNYEHQTEMLNLWMKGCRQALLEYYTHIMQSIGLTVLITWLFELSVLTGVRYLQTSLENVLRQGDLNSDSDGWLLENSFMETARTNLNIIKSLGKNNQIDTSNNGDPNINVPSTSKAHYGPDNVPPKETPEAS; encoded by the exons ATGGCAGTCTTGAAACTGAAGTTCACCAAGACCAAGAGGGACAAGCTGGCCCAGGTGCTCTGGATCCTGAACTGGATCTCAGTGGTGACAGGGGCCATCCTGTTCAGCCTGGGGCTCTACCTCAAGGTGGAAATCAACAAGCGAGGAGAGCTGATGGCTGAGAGGGACATCCAGTACGTGCCCAACATGCTGATCGCCGTGGGCCTCATCGCATGTGCCATAAACTTCCTGGGTGGGAAGATCTGCTACGACTGCGTGGACACCACCAAGTTCTTGCGCTGGAAGCTGATCATGCTGCCCTACATCATATGCACGTTCTTCTTCACCTTCTGTGTGCTGGTGGGGGCTCTGATGTGTTACAGCATGCGTGGGGAGCTGGAGGAGTCTCTGAACCTGGGGCTGACAGACGCCGTCAAGTTCTACAAGGACACGGACACACCAGGACGGTGCTTCCTGAAGCGAACTGTGGACATGCTGCAGATAGAGTTCCAGTGCTGTGGGAACAATGGGTATAAAGACTGGTTTCAAATCCAGTGGATCAGCAACCGTTACCTGGATATGTCCCAGAAAGAGGTGGTGGA CCGTTTAAAAAGTAACGTGGAGGGGAAGTACCTGATGGACGGAGTCCCCTTCAGCTGCTGCAACATCAACTCCCCCCGACCCTGCATCCAGCAGCAGATCACCAACAACTCTGCTCACTTCAACTACGAGCACCAGACAGAAATGCTGAACCTGTGGATGAAAGGGTGTCGCCAGGCGCTGCTGGAGTACTACACCCACATCATGCAGTCCATTGGCCTCACAGTCCTCATCACCTGGCTGTTTGAG CTCTCGGTGTTGACAGGGGTTCGTTACCTCCAGACTTCTCTGGAAAATGTGCTGAGACAGGGTGACCTCAACTCTGACTCTGACGGCTGGCTGCTGGAGAACAGCTTCATGGAAACTGCCCGCACCAACCTGAACATCATCAAGAGCCTTGGGAAGAACAACCAGATAGACACATCCAACAATGGAGACCCCAACATTAACGTTCCCTCCACTTCCAAAGCACACTATGGGCCGGACAATGTGCCGCCGAAGGAAACACCTGAGGCCAGTTGA